TGGATCGCGCAGCCTCCCGCCGCGTCGAGCTCAAGACCCTGCTGGACGACCGAGCCGCAGAGGGCATCCACGACCGGTTGGCCGACGTCGAGGCGGCCCTCGACCGAGCGCGGTCGACCCACCTGCGCGTGCACCGCTCCGCGCAGGCGGTGCACCTCCTGCGGTCGACGCTGAGGCGTCACCGCGACGAGGCGCAGCGTCAGTACGTCGCCCCCTTCAGGGAGCGCATCGATCGCATGGGTCAGGTGGTGTTCGGACCCGACTTCCAGGTCTCGATCGGCACCGACCTCTCGATCGAGTCCCGCACCCTGGCAGGCCGCACGGTGCCGTTCGGCTCGCTGTCCGGCGGCGCTCGCGAACAGCTCGGCGTCCTCGGACGCCTGGCCTGTGCCCAGCTCGTCGCTGGAGACGGGGGCGCCCCAGTGATCCTCGACGACACGATGGGCTTCGCCGACCCGGAGCGACTCCAACAGCTCGCCGTCGTCCTCAACGACGTGGGCCGGTCGGCGCAGGTCGTTCTTCTCACCTGCCAGCCGTCCCGCTTCGACAGCGTCGGCAGCGCCCGCACGGCCCGGCTCGTGACCGCGTGACTCCCCGGCACTACTCGTTCGCGAGCATCTGGCACGTGGCCGCGCCCGTCGCGCGGGCCTTCGAGACGGTCGCCGACCTCGAGCGCTACGCCACCTGGTGGCCCGACGTCCGACACGTGGTCGGCATCGACGACGACACCGCGCGGGTGGCGATCCGCTCGACACTGCCCTACACCCTGCACCTCACCCTCCACCGGACCCGCGTCGATGGCGATGCCGGGCACCTGCTCGCCGAGATCGCGGGCGACCTCGAGGGCTGGGCGAGCTGGCGCCTGACGGCAGCGGCCGACGGCACCACGACGCTCCGCTACTCCCAGGAGGTCGTCACCACCGAGCCCTGGATGAACGCCGCCGGGCACCTGCTCGCCCCGGTGTTCCGGCTCAACCATCGCGCCATGATGCGACGAGGCCAGGCCGGCCTGACCGACCACCTCACGTCCTCCTAGCCGGACGGTCGACCTAGAGTGGGCCAGCGAGGCCGCTCCACGACGGAAGGACCACCGTGCACCGCAGACACTCACGCTCGACTCTCGCCGGAGTCGCGCTGATCGCTCTGACGCTCGCCGGATGCGGCTCCGCATCCGACCTCGCCAGTGCGGACGCCGGCTCCACGGACGCGCCCACCCCGACCACTCCCTCGCGGACGGCGACGCTGCCCCTGGACGACGTCGACACGGACCTCCCCAAGGCGGGCGACGAGATGCCCGCGTTCCGCAGTCCGACGGGCAACATCGTCTGCCGCCTCGACACCGACGGGGCGCGCTGCCAGATCAAGGACTACGCCTACAAACCTCCGCAGCGGCCCGAGGGGTGCGAGGGCGGCTGGGGAGGCGCGCTGGTCCTCGATGAGTTCGGCGGCTACTTCGCCTGCGCGGTGCCCGCGATGAGCGGCAACTCGCCGGAGCTCGCGTACGGCCGCTCGACGGTCATCGGAGCCTACGGATGCACGAGCCAGCGCACCGGCGTGACCTGCGTCGACACCGACACGGGCCGTGGATTCACGCTGTCACGCGAACGCACCGGCACGTTCTGAGCGCCGAAGGCGCCAGACGGGGCCTGAGACGACGTCACCCGGTCGAGGTCGGTGAGACCTCGGCCGGGTGACGTCTGTCGCGTACCTGTCAGAGCGTGCCGGCCTCGCGACCGCTCGCCGGAACCGTCGCGTACGGGTCGGCCGCCGCGACGCGGTCCTCCTTCGTCTGCTTCGGGAACTTCTCCTCGAGCAGCAACGCGATCGGCGACGCCACGATCACCGTGCCGAGGGTGCCGAGGACCAGACCGAGCAGCAGAGCGATCGCGAACGGCTGCAGCGACGAGCCACCGAAGATCGCCAGCGCGGCGAGGATGAAGATCGCACCCAGGCCGGTGTTGATCGTACGGGGGATCGTCTGCATGATCGCGTCGTTGAAGACCCGTCGCAGACTCTTGCCCTCCCTGCGTTCTCGCAGGTTCTCTCGGATGCGGTCGAACACGACGACGGTGTCGTTGACGTCGAGGCCGATGATCGACAGGACTGCGGCCAGGAAGACCCCGTCCACGGGTTCGCCGAGCCACGCGAAGATGCCGACGACCAGAGTGACGGTCACGGCGAGCGCAAGGACGGCGGCTCCGGCGAATGTCCACCGGAACCGGATCGCCAGATAGATCATCTGTGCACCGAGCGCGATGATGAACGCGATGATCGCCTTGTTGCGCAGCTCGTCGCCGAGGCTCGGGCCGATCAGCTCGTCGCGCTCCTTCGTCACCGGGCCCGCAGCCTCGTCGAGCGCCTGCTCGATGGTGGCGGCCTCGTCGTCGCTGATCTGGTCGGTGCGGACCGTGATGTTGTTCTGGTCGCCGGACTCACCGCTGGACTCCTGAACGACCGCGTTCGGGAAGCCGGCGTCAGCGACCACCTCGCGCGCCTCGTCGGCCGAGATCGTCTGACCGACCTTGTAGTCGAGGACGCGGCCACCGGTGAACTCGACACCGAGGTTGAGGCCCTGCGTCACGACCCCGGTGATCGCGATCACGATCGCGACGACCGTGCCGATGATGAGGGTGCCGGCACGCCCCATCACGAAGGGGCCCTTCGTGACCAGCCAGTCGCGGAACTTCCCCGTCCCGGTGAGGCCAGTGATCGCCGGACGCTTCTTGACGAAGGAGCGGCGGACCGCCCAGTCCGTGAGCACGCGCGCGATGACCAGCGCGGAGACCATCGAGGCGATCGTTCCGATGGTCAGCGTGACACCGAAGCCCTTGACGGGCCCGCTCGCGAAGATGAACAGCAGACCGGCGGCGATGATCGTCGTGACGTTGGAGTCCAGGATCGCCGTCCACGCCTTGCTGTATCCGGTGTCCAGAGCGCGTGAGAGCCCTTCACCGGTCCGCCTCAGGTATTCCTCTCGCGCTCGTTCGAAGACGAGCACGTTGGCATCGATCGCCAGGCCGATGGCGAGCACGAAGCCGGCGAGGCCGGGCAACGTCAGGGTCGCGCCGAGCCAGACGAGCATCGCGTACGAGAGCAGGGCGTACGTGCCGAGCGCGATGCTGGCGAGGAAGCCCATCAGGCGGTAGACGATGATGATGAAGACGGCGGTGAGCGCGACGCCGAACAGAGCGGCCTCGACGGAAGCCTCGATCGCGGCATCGCCCAGGGTGGCGCCGACCGTGCGCTGCTCGATGACCTCGACGGGGAGGGGCAGTGCGCCGCCCTCGATCAGGACGGCGAGGTCCTTGGAGGAGTCGGCAGTGAAGTTGCCGGTGATGCTGGTCGTCGACCCGGCGCCGGTGCAGAGGCTGGGCTGCACCTGCGGAGAGGAGATCACGCGGTCGTCGAGCATGATCGCGATCCGCTGACCGCCGGCGGTGTTCTCGCAGGCCTCTGCGACGAGCGACTGCCACCCGGGGGCGCCCTCACCGTTGAACTTGACGTTCACGACCCACTGGAGCGACTGCGACTCCTGCTCGGCGTCGGCGCTGCTGACGCCGTTGCCGTCCAACGCGACGGGGCCGACGACGATCGGGTTGCCGTCCTCGTCCTCGACGATCTGCTGGCCCTCGGCGGGCTTGGTGGTCTCATCGGCAGGGCCCACCACGTTGTGGAACGACAGCTGAGCCGTCTGGCCGATGACCTTCGCCGCTTCGCGGGGGTCCTGGACGCCGGGGAGCTCGACGATGATGCGGGTGTCACCGGCGCGTGCGAGCGTCGGCTCCGAGACACCGAGGGAGTCGACGCGGCCTCGGATCACCTCGAGCGCACGGTCGGTCGACTCGCTGTCGGCGGTGACGCGGTCGGTGGACTTCGTCTCGAGGACGATCTGCGTCCCGCCCTTGAGATCGAGGCCGAGACGAGGAGAGAAGTTCAGGGCGATGATCGCCGAGAGTACGAGGACGGCGAGTGCCGCCACGGCGCGCCACAATGGCGCGCGGGACTTGGGACCTGACACGGAAGGCTCCGGGCTTCTGACGATGGGTGACCGCACGGTGTGCGGAGGGCTGACGAGGTGGACCCGTCAGCGAGGCGGGGCCCGGGTGCGGTCCGCCGGCGGGGCCCGCCCGCCAGCAGGCGCGTGGTCGGCCGACACGGCGTCCGTGACCAGCATCAGCCCGCGCGTGTCGGCGCGGGGCGGCACCGTGCCGAGGTCGGGTCCGAGCGCGTGCTGCTCGGCCTGCGTGCGAGCACCGACGTCGACCTTGTGCAGCGTGCCCTTGGTCTGGGGGCCGATGCGGTCGTGCGCCGGGTGCGTCTCGGCGCCGCGAGGAGCGTGCTCGATCACCGAGGCGGAGGCGGCGGCGCCGCCGACGGTGAACAGGAGTGCCGAGAGGGCAGCCGCGAGCATCGCGGCAGCCAGACGGGACACGTTCCTGAACACCGCAGCAGTCTAGCCGGACGCTGATGGGGGCCCGGAGGCCGCGGTGATCTCGGTCACTCCGGGGCTGAAAGGTCCGCGATGGCGGAACCGATGGCCCGGTGGAACGTCGGGTACGCCCAGATCGTCCGGCGCAGCTCCTCGATCGGCACCTCCGCCTGGATGGCCACCGTCAGCGCGCCCAGGATCTCGCCGCCAGCGGGGCCGGCGGACGTCGCACCGACGAGAACCTGCCGGTCGGCGTCGGCAACCACCTTCACGACCCCGGCAGCGCCCGGACCGTACGTGGCGCCACGTGAGGACGCGGCGAGGTCGGTGGTGCCCGTGAGCACGGAGAGACCCTTGTCCCGGGCCTGGGCCTCCGTGAGACCGACAGCGCCGATCTCGGGATCGGTGAAGGTGACGCGGGGGAGGGCACGGTAGGACGCGCCGGCACCACCGCGCTCGAGGATCGTGGCCACGGCGATGTCCGACTGGTACATCGAGACGTGGGTGAACCCGCCCTGACCGGTGACGTCGCCGATGGCCCACAGGCCGTCGACGACCTGCTCGTCGCCTCGCTCGGCGTCGACCAGCACGCGCTGGTGTGCGTCGGTGGCGATGTAGCCGTGGCTGGTCTTGACCCCGACCGACTCGAGACCGAGCCGATCGGTGTTGGGCGTGCGCCCTGAGGACACCAGGAGACGCTGGGCCCCCAGGGTCGTCCCGTCCGCGAGGGCGACGCTGAAGCGCTCACCGTCGTGGGCCACCTCGACGACCTTGCTGGACGTCCGGATGTCGACGTCGTCGGCCTCGAGCGCTCGGGTGACGAGCTCGCTGGACTCGGGCTCCTCGTGCGCGAGGAGCCGCGGAGCTGCCTCGACGACGGTCACCGCCACGCCGTACCGCGCGTACGCCTGAGCCAGCTCGAGCCCGATCGCGCCACCGCCGAGCACCAGCAGGGACGTCGGAGCCTCGGCGCTGCGGAGCAGGTCCCGGTTCGTCCAGTACGGCGTGTCGGCCAGTCCGTCGATCGGCGGGACGGTGGGGCGCGTACCCACGTCGAGGAGGATGCCGTGCTGGGCCGTCCACGAGCGGTCGCCGACGCTGACGGTGCCCGGGCCGGTGATGGTCGCCGTCCCCCGGACGAGCCGCGCACCGGCGTTCTCGAGGCGCTCCACGGCGGCGGTGTCGTCCCAGTCGGCCGTGACAGCCGCCACCCGCGCGTACGCATCGCTGAAGTCGGGCGTCACCGTGACGTCTCCGGCGACGCCGTCGGCTGATCGGGCATCGGCGAGGAGGTCGGCCGACCGGATGAGCGTCTTCGACGGGATGCACCCGTAGTACGGGCACTCGCCACCGACCAGGGCGGCCTCGATCGCCACCACGGAGAGTCCGGCGCGGGCCAGCTCACCGGCGGCGGCCTCTCCACCGGGACCCGTTCCGATCACGACGACGTCGACAGTCTCGGGCTGTGCATGATCCATGACGCGAGCATGTCCTACGTGTCGGCTTCGCGCAGAAGAGGGGCGAGGCGCGGCGGTGCGAGACGTGAGGTGAGGCGCCGGGCTGGGAAGCGCCTCACGGCGCATGGCCGCTCGCAGCGGCTAAATGTGGGACCCGGGGCTACCGCAGCCCGGCGCGGTTCCCAGCCTAACCCAGCTCTCCACGCCGTTCATGGGCAGCGGCTCGCTGCAGGGCGGCGGCGGTCTCCACGAGCCGGAGCGCGCTGAGGGCGTCGTCGTGGTCGTCGTCGCCCAGCGAAGCGCGCCCGATCCCGACGATTCGTGCGAAGGCCGCGGCGCGGTCCAGCGTGTCCGCGAGATCGTTGGTGACGACGCCCCGGACGACCGCGTCGACGAGTGCGACGACCTCCTGCGGACCAGGCGGGTCGACGACGCCGGCGACGACCTCGTCGACCGGGGCGTGTCGCTTGCCGGCGTCGAACTCGCGTGCCGCCCGTGACGGGTCGCGTCGCACCCAGGTCCGCAGCACGTAGAGGCGCCAGAGTGCACCCGCGAGAGAGTCGGCAGGAGCCGCCGCCCACAGCTCGGCGAGGAGGTCGAGCCCGTGCTCGTCGGCAAGGGCCAGCACGCGTTCGGTGGTCTCCTGGTCGGAGGCGTCTCGGGCTCCGCGTACCAGCAGGTGCGCGACCCTTGCCCCTGCCTCGGCGCGCGAGAGCGGGTCGTCGTCGCCAGGACGCGACGCGAACAGATCTGGACCCGCGACGAGCGGCTTCTTGAACTCGGCCACCGGCTCAGCCTAGTGCGGTGGGTACGCGCACCTCTTGCCTGTGGCGCAGGACACTGGCTAAGGTCCGGAATGAACATTCATTCCGGACGACGCAGGAGCGAACCGTGGCCGACAACCTCCAGATCTTCGACCTCATGGCGTGCAACGTGTACTGGGACTTCGGGACGCCCGGCACGGACAAGCAGCAGCACAAGTTCTTGGTCGCGCTCTACCCGACCGGTGGCGCCCCCGCGCCTGAGCTGATCAAGTCGATCACCGCACGCGGTCCCGGTGGCTACGAGGTCGAGATCGCGAACCAGCCGTTCACGGCGGCGAACAAGAACGGCCACATCTACGACCGCACCACCGGTGCCCACTGGTACATGCTCAACCTGGCCACGGGCTTCATGGAGCCCGGCGAGTACACGGTCGAGGTCGTGGGGCACGACGGTTCGACGTCCACGATGTCGCGAGTCCAGAAGGACGGGCCGACCGAGGCGCTCGTCGACGCGTACACGGCGAGCCGTCGAGCGATCTACGACTCGTTCACCCCCGGTCAGGGCGACGTGCTCCCCGCCGACGCGTCGCGAGAGTCCGTCACCATCAGGTGGACCTCGCTGGAGGAGCTCGTCGGCCGGGATGCCTACTACATCCTCCGGTTGAGCGAGGGCACCAACGGTCTCGAGTTCGACACGCAGAACCTGCACTGGTGGGACAACATCTTCCTCGAGCGGCGGACCGACCCGACGGCAGGACGCAACCGAGACCATGTCACCGTCACCAACCCGCTGACGCGGGATACTCCGTACGTGTACTTCACCGAGATCACCGACAGCAACGCGATGGGCGACACCAACATCTGCATCTTCCAACCCCACCAGTCGTTCCGTGCCTGATCGCGCCCCGTCCCCGAAGCGAGACGCCATCCTCGCCGCCGCGCTCGAGGTGTTCGCGGAGCGCGGCGTCCGCGGCGTCGCCGTACCCGAGATCGCGGCGCGTGCGTCGGTCGGGACGGGGACGATCTACCGTTACTTCGCGAGCAAGGACGTGCTGGTCAACGAGCTGTTCCGCGAGCACAAGAGGGCACTCGGCGCGCGACTGGACGCGGCGTTCCGACGGCCGAGCGACCCGCCGCAGCAGCAGTTCGCGCAGTTCTGGGCGGCGCTCGTCGCCTTCGTCCGCGAAGACCCTGCGGCCTATCGGTTCCTGGAGCTGCAGGACCACCTCTCGTACCTCGACGATGAGAGCCGGCGGGTCGAGCGGGAGCTCCTCGAGCCGATGGGGGCGGGTGTCTCGCGGCTTCAGCGGTCCGGTTCGCTGCGTGACGACCTCCGCCACGAGGTCGTCATGGCGATGATCTGGGGCGCCTTCGTCAACCTGTTCAAGGCCGAGCGCCAGGGATACCTCGTCCTCACCGATGACGATCTCGCCGCGGCGAGGGACGGCTGCTGGCGGATGATCGCGCTGTAGCGCGACTCAGAGGCTCCTGCGCGCGGTGGCGAGAGCGCTCGCCGTCAGCGCGACCTGCCACGGCCGTGCGCCGCGAGCCGTGAGGAACTCCGCGACCGCGTCCTGGTCGCCGCCGGCAGGGTCGTCCCACGCCAGCCGTCGCACCGTCTCCGGCGTGAGGAGGTTCTCGGACGGGAGGTCGTGGCGCTCCGCGATCGCGGTGAGCGCCGTCCGGTACGCCGTGAGGCGCGCTGCGGCCTCGGGATTGCGGTCGGGCCACGAACGAGGTGGCGGTGGCCCGTCGGCGTCGCTCGCGGCGGCGGACGGCAGATCGCGCTCCGCGACCTCACGGGCTTGGCTCACCGCGGCGTCCCAGGTGTCGAGGTAGCGGCGGGCACCGCGGCTGCGCATCACGTCGAGGTCGCGCAGCTCCTGGCGGCTGGCGGGGTTCGCCCGGGCGATCGCGACGATCACCGCGTCGTTGAGCACCCTGCCGGGGGTGACGTCCCGCTCGCGGGCGATCACGTCGCGGGCCTCCCACAGCGAGCGCACGGTGGCAAGGCGGCGTGCGCCGCGGACCTTGTGGATGCCGGACGTACGCCGCCAAGGCTCGGATCGTGCGGCGGGGCCGGTGAACGAGAGCAGTGCGGAGAACTCCTCCTGCGCCCACTCGAGCTTGCCGGCCGCGTCGAGGCGACGCTCCAGCTCGTCGCGGAGCCCGACGAGGGGCTCCACGTCCAGCGCGGCGTACAGCAGCCACGGCTCCGGCAGCGGCCTGGTGGACCAGTCGGCGGCCGAGTGCTCCTTGGCGAGGCTCATGCCGAAGACCTCCTGGACGAGCGCGGCGAGGCCGACTCGGGGGAGGTTGAGGAGGCGTCCTGCCAGCTCGGTGTCGAAGAGCGTGCGCGGGCGCAGCCCCACCTCGGCGAGGGACGGCAGGTCCTGCGTGGCCGCGTGGAGGATCCACTCGGTCGACGCGAGGACTTCGTTGAGTGCACCCAGGTCGTCGAACGCGACGGGGTCGATCAGCGCGGTGCCGGCCCCTTCGCGGCGCAGCTGGATGAGGTAGGCACGCTGTGAGTAGCGGTATCCGGACGCTCGCTCGGCGTCGATGGCGACCGGGCCCGTGCCTGCCTGGAGCGACTCGAGGACCGCGGCGAGCGTGGCAGGGTCGTCGACGACACTCGGAAGCGGATCGCGCAGCTCGAGCGGCGGCAGCACGACCGGCTCGGGAACCTCGGACGGCTCCTCCGCCGGATCTTCGGCCGGCGGCTCGATGGTGTCCGTCACCGCCGCGGCCGCCCCTCACGGCCACGTCGGGGGAGGGTCAGGACGCCGGGAGCGAGCGGAGGCAGCCCGGCGACGTTGCACAGCAGCTCGCTCCAGGCGGAGGCGTGGCGCGCGAGGTCGTCGCCCGAGCCGAACAACGGGGTCCACGAGGCGCGGATCTCCAGCTGCGCACGGGAGCCGTCCTCCTCCATGCCGCCGAACCCCTCGGTGCGGACCGTCGTCACGCTGCCGCTGGGGGCGACGTACGCGGCGTTCTTGGCGTAGAGCGCCTCGACCAGCCAGCTCCACCCGACCTCGGGAAGGACGGGGTCGGCGGCCATGTCGGCGTCGACGTCCGCCCGGGTGAACGTCACCAGGCGGAACGTCCCCTGCCAGGCGTCGTTGCCGCCCGGGTCGTGGAGCAGGACGAGGCGACCGGTGCCGATCTCGTCGCCGCCAGCGTGGACGTCGCCGCTCTGCGCGTACGAGTACGGGGCGATCCGTCGGGGAGCCGGAAGCTCCTCGCACACCACCTCTGGTCGTAGCTCGGCGTCGCGCAGTGCGGCGACAGCATCGATGAACTCGGACGGCTGACCGTCGAGCTCGCTCCGTGCTGCCATACCCCCACCCTAGATCGCGCCGCCTCAGACCTGGGGCAGCGACGCGCCGTGCGACCTGCGAGGATCGTCGTGTGACTGCCCCGCAGAAGGACGACAGGTCCGCTGAGCCGACACCCGCGAAGGCCGCCTCGGTCGAGAAGCCGAAGGCCGGTGAGGCGAAGAAGCCGAAGGCCGGTGAGGCGAAGAAGCCGAAGTCCGGCGCAGCGGCAGCGCCCGAGGCCAAGTCCACCAGTGCTTTCCTCGCGGCCTGCCGCGGCGAGAAGCCGAGCCACGTCCCAGTCTGGTTCATGCGCCAGGCGGGGCGTTCGCTCCCGGAGTACCGGAAGGTCCGCGAGGGCGTCCCGATGCTCGAGTCGTGCACACGCCCCGAGATGGTCGTGGAGATCACGATGCAGCCGGTCCGCCGGTACGGCGTCGATGCGGCGATCTTCTACTCCGACATCGTGGTCCCGCTGAAGGCGATCGGGGTCGACCTCGACATCGTTCCCGGCACGGGGCCTGTCGTCGAGCACCCGATCCGCTCGGTCAAGGACGTGGAGAAGCAGCTCCGTGACCTCGAGCCAGGCGACGTCTCGTACGTCTCCGAGGCCGTGCGAGGACTGGTCGGCGAGCTCGGCGACACCCCGCTCATCGGCTTCTCCGGTGCACCGTTCACGCTCGCGTCCTACCTCATCGAGGGCGGCCCCTCACGCGACCACCGGCTCACCAAGGAGCTGATGTACCGCGACCCCGACACGTGGGACGCGCTCCTGGGCAGGCTCGCGAAGATCGCTGCCGCCTTCCTCCGGGTGCAGGTCGAGGCCGGCGCCCAGGCGGTCCAGCTGTTCGACTCGTGGGCCGGCTCGCTGTCGCGCGACGACTACGTCCGCTACGTCAAGCCCTACGCCAAGACGGTGCTCGACGCCGTCGCCGACCTAGACGTGCCTCGGATCCACTTCGGTGTCGGTACGGGCGAGCTGCTCGGGGAGATGGCCGACGCCGGGGCCGACGTGGTCGGCGTCGACTGGCGCGTCGATCTCGCGGACGGGATCAAGCGGGTCGGCGCCAAGCGGGCCGTCCAGGGCAACCTCGACCCGACGGCTCTCTTCGCGCCGGACGACATCATGAAGGCGAAGGCCGACGCCGTGATGAAGGCGGGACGCAAGGCACGGGGCCATGTCTTCAACCTCGGTCACGGAGTCCTCCCCGCGACCGACCCCGACGCGCTGAAGCGCCTGGTCGACCACGTCCACGCGTACGAGGTTCGCTGAGGACACCGGATGAGGGACGTCGGATGAGCTCTTCCGTACACGTCGCGGTCGTCGGCGGAGGTCTGGCCGGTGCCACCGCAGCACGAGAGCTGGTCGCCCGGCTGCCCGATGCGGTCGTGACCGTGTACGAGTCCACCGACCACGTGGGCGGCAAGCTCGCCGGCACCGAGGTCGGCGGCGTCGTGGTCGACGTCGGCGCCGAGTCGATGCTCAACCGAAGGCCCGAGGCGGTCGCGCTCGCGACCGACGTCGGGCTGGGGGAGCGCCTCGTCCATCCGGAGCCGGTCACCGCTGCACTCTGGACGCGCGGCGCCCTCCGGTCGCTGCCACCGTCGGTGATGGGTGTGCCCAGCAGCATGTCGGCGCTCGCCGAGAGCCGTGTGCTGAGTCGTACGGGCTTCGTGCGGGCGCGGACCGACCTGCCGGTGCCGACGCCCTCCGACGACGTGTCGGTCGCCTCGTACGTGGGGCGGCGCCTCGGACGCGAGGTCGTGGACGTCCTGGTCGAGCCGCTCCTCGGCGGGGTCTACGCGGGGCACGCCGCAGAGCTCTCGGTGCAGGCCGCTGCTCCTGCGATCTGGGCACTTCACCGGCGCGGGAGCAGGATCGCCCACGCCGCTGCAGAGCAGTCGGCCTCAGCGCCACGCGACCTTCCGCCTGTGTTCGCGGGGCTCGACGGCGGACTGTGGCAGCTGCCGCGCGCGGTCGTCGACCACCCGAGCATCGTCGTCCGGACGTTGTCGACGGTCCGCGAGATCGCCCCGCTGCCCGAGGGTCGGTGGAGCCTCGTCGTCGGGCCCGCGAACGCCGCTGAGCGGCTCGAGGCGGACGCGGTCGTCCTCGCCACCCCGG
Above is a genomic segment from Mumia sp. Pv4-285 containing:
- a CDS encoding SRPBCC family protein, whose product is MAAPVARAFETVADLERYATWWPDVRHVVGIDDDTARVAIRSTLPYTLHLTLHRTRVDGDAGHLLAEIAGDLEGWASWRLTAAADGTTTLRYSQEVVTTEPWMNAAGHLLAPVFRLNHRAMMRRGQAGLTDHLTSS
- a CDS encoding DUF6636 domain-containing protein — encoded protein: MHRRHSRSTLAGVALIALTLAGCGSASDLASADAGSTDAPTPTTPSRTATLPLDDVDTDLPKAGDEMPAFRSPTGNIVCRLDTDGARCQIKDYAYKPPQRPEGCEGGWGGALVLDEFGGYFACAVPAMSGNSPELAYGRSTVIGAYGCTSQRTGVTCVDTDTGRGFTLSRERTGTF
- the secD gene encoding protein translocase subunit SecD; translated protein: MSGPKSRAPLWRAVAALAVLVLSAIIALNFSPRLGLDLKGGTQIVLETKSTDRVTADSESTDRALEVIRGRVDSLGVSEPTLARAGDTRIIVELPGVQDPREAAKVIGQTAQLSFHNVVGPADETTKPAEGQQIVEDEDGNPIVVGPVALDGNGVSSADAEQESQSLQWVVNVKFNGEGAPGWQSLVAEACENTAGGQRIAIMLDDRVISSPQVQPSLCTGAGSTTSITGNFTADSSKDLAVLIEGGALPLPVEVIEQRTVGATLGDAAIEASVEAALFGVALTAVFIIIVYRLMGFLASIALGTYALLSYAMLVWLGATLTLPGLAGFVLAIGLAIDANVLVFERAREEYLRRTGEGLSRALDTGYSKAWTAILDSNVTTIIAAGLLFIFASGPVKGFGVTLTIGTIASMVSALVIARVLTDWAVRRSFVKKRPAITGLTGTGKFRDWLVTKGPFVMGRAGTLIIGTVVAIVIAITGVVTQGLNLGVEFTGGRVLDYKVGQTISADEAREVVADAGFPNAVVQESSGESGDQNNITVRTDQISDDEAATIEQALDEAAGPVTKERDELIGPSLGDELRNKAIIAFIIALGAQMIYLAIRFRWTFAGAAVLALAVTVTLVVGIFAWLGEPVDGVFLAAVLSIIGLDVNDTVVVFDRIRENLRERREGKSLRRVFNDAIMQTIPRTINTGLGAIFILAALAIFGGSSLQPFAIALLLGLVLGTLGTVIVASPIALLLEEKFPKQTKEDRVAAADPYATVPASGREAGTL
- a CDS encoding dihydrolipoyl dehydrogenase family protein produces the protein MDHAQPETVDVVVIGTGPGGEAAAGELARAGLSVVAIEAALVGGECPYYGCIPSKTLIRSADLLADARSADGVAGDVTVTPDFSDAYARVAAVTADWDDTAAVERLENAGARLVRGTATITGPGTVSVGDRSWTAQHGILLDVGTRPTVPPIDGLADTPYWTNRDLLRSAEAPTSLLVLGGGAIGLELAQAYARYGVAVTVVEAAPRLLAHEEPESSELVTRALEADDVDIRTSSKVVEVAHDGERFSVALADGTTLGAQRLLVSSGRTPNTDRLGLESVGVKTSHGYIATDAHQRVLVDAERGDEQVVDGLWAIGDVTGQGGFTHVSMYQSDIAVATILERGGAGASYRALPRVTFTDPEIGAVGLTEAQARDKGLSVLTGTTDLAASSRGATYGPGAAGVVKVVADADRQVLVGATSAGPAGGEILGALTVAIQAEVPIEELRRTIWAYPTFHRAIGSAIADLSAPE
- a CDS encoding TetR/AcrR family transcriptional regulator, whose amino-acid sequence is MPDRAPSPKRDAILAAALEVFAERGVRGVAVPEIAARASVGTGTIYRYFASKDVLVNELFREHKRALGARLDAAFRRPSDPPQQQFAQFWAALVAFVREDPAAYRFLELQDHLSYLDDESRRVERELLEPMGAGVSRLQRSGSLRDDLRHEVVMAMIWGAFVNLFKAERQGYLVLTDDDLAAARDGCWRMIAL
- a CDS encoding ribonuclease D → MTDTIEPPAEDPAEEPSEVPEPVVLPPLELRDPLPSVVDDPATLAAVLESLQAGTGPVAIDAERASGYRYSQRAYLIQLRREGAGTALIDPVAFDDLGALNEVLASTEWILHAATQDLPSLAEVGLRPRTLFDTELAGRLLNLPRVGLAALVQEVFGMSLAKEHSAADWSTRPLPEPWLLYAALDVEPLVGLRDELERRLDAAGKLEWAQEEFSALLSFTGPAARSEPWRRTSGIHKVRGARRLATVRSLWEARDVIARERDVTPGRVLNDAVIVAIARANPASRQELRDLDVMRSRGARRYLDTWDAAVSQAREVAERDLPSAAASDADGPPPPRSWPDRNPEAAARLTAYRTALTAIAERHDLPSENLLTPETVRRLAWDDPAGGDQDAVAEFLTARGARPWQVALTASALATARRSL
- a CDS encoding DUF3000 domain-containing protein, encoding MAARSELDGQPSEFIDAVAALRDAELRPEVVCEELPAPRRIAPYSYAQSGDVHAGGDEIGTGRLVLLHDPGGNDAWQGTFRLVTFTRADVDADMAADPVLPEVGWSWLVEALYAKNAAYVAPSGSVTTVRTEGFGGMEEDGSRAQLEIRASWTPLFGSGDDLARHASAWSELLCNVAGLPPLAPGVLTLPRRGREGRPRR
- the hemE gene encoding uroporphyrinogen decarboxylase codes for the protein MTAPQKDDRSAEPTPAKAASVEKPKAGEAKKPKAGEAKKPKSGAAAAPEAKSTSAFLAACRGEKPSHVPVWFMRQAGRSLPEYRKVREGVPMLESCTRPEMVVEITMQPVRRYGVDAAIFYSDIVVPLKAIGVDLDIVPGTGPVVEHPIRSVKDVEKQLRDLEPGDVSYVSEAVRGLVGELGDTPLIGFSGAPFTLASYLIEGGPSRDHRLTKELMYRDPDTWDALLGRLAKIAAAFLRVQVEAGAQAVQLFDSWAGSLSRDDYVRYVKPYAKTVLDAVADLDVPRIHFGVGTGELLGEMADAGADVVGVDWRVDLADGIKRVGAKRAVQGNLDPTALFAPDDIMKAKADAVMKAGRKARGHVFNLGHGVLPATDPDALKRLVDHVHAYEVR
- the hemG gene encoding protoporphyrinogen oxidase, whose translation is MSSSVHVAVVGGGLAGATAARELVARLPDAVVTVYESTDHVGGKLAGTEVGGVVVDVGAESMLNRRPEAVALATDVGLGERLVHPEPVTAALWTRGALRSLPPSVMGVPSSMSALAESRVLSRTGFVRARTDLPVPTPSDDVSVASYVGRRLGREVVDVLVEPLLGGVYAGHAAELSVQAAAPAIWALHRRGSRIAHAAAEQSASAPRDLPPVFAGLDGGLWQLPRAVVDHPSIVVRTLSTVREIAPLPEGRWSLVVGPANAAERLEADAVVLATPAAPTARLLAPAVPVAARLLREIDYASMAIVTLAVRRDQVASGTGGSGFLVPPVEGRAIKAATFSSTKWGWLGERAGDLVIMRASLGRAGEEHVLQRDDAELVATAVADLRDAIGLHGPLADAHVQRWGGGLPQYTVGHLRRVEQIGEAMAGAPGLAVCGAAYGGVGIPAVIASGRAAAQTIADHLESADQREAE